The following proteins are encoded in a genomic region of Methylococcales bacterium:
- a CDS encoding D-alanyl-D-alanine carboxypeptidase produces MTLFFLLTLMPTFAAAQMALQRLYKMPKASLYVAGDPTHHLNENTARIPASTLKVLTALLALKTWKPEHRFTTDFYVNAQQQLTIKGYGDPYLTSEELDTIIFQLKQKGLTRINGLKMDNGYFVDNIAISGRSKTNNPYDAPLSALAINFNTLSVHRNKKGISSGESQTPLTPLMRTFAKQLPYGKHRVNLKKPAYASRYFAEVFRAKLRQKGIEVQGEIIEGAVDPTEVVFYQHINSKTLSETIAAMLKYSNNFIANQLFLMLGAEKYGAPATIKKSQQAYSEKIKQLFSWQKTFYEGAGLSRRNYLTAKELVEVLQQFAPYKTLLKSQNARILAKTGTLTGVSSYAGYLYNKNEWHAFALLINQSVNGNFRKQVAKALLDNE; encoded by the coding sequence ATGACACTGTTTTTTTTATTAACCTTAATGCCCACGTTTGCAGCGGCGCAAATGGCGTTACAACGGTTATATAAAATGCCCAAAGCCAGTCTTTATGTCGCAGGCGATCCGACACATCATTTGAATGAAAATACAGCAAGAATCCCTGCCTCTACACTCAAAGTACTCACCGCGTTATTAGCCTTAAAAACGTGGAAACCTGAGCATCGTTTCACCACGGATTTTTATGTGAATGCCCAACAGCAATTAACCATAAAAGGCTATGGCGATCCTTATTTAACTTCTGAGGAGTTAGATACGATTATTTTTCAACTCAAACAAAAAGGATTGACCCGTATTAATGGCCTTAAAATGGATAATGGTTATTTTGTGGATAACATTGCTATTAGTGGCCGTTCAAAAACAAATAATCCTTATGATGCGCCCTTGAGTGCGCTGGCTATTAATTTTAATACCTTAAGTGTTCATCGTAATAAAAAAGGAATTTCGAGCGGGGAATCGCAAACGCCTTTAACACCATTAATGAGAACATTTGCCAAACAACTCCCTTATGGAAAACATCGAGTTAATTTGAAAAAACCAGCCTATGCCTCCCGTTATTTCGCCGAAGTTTTTAGAGCAAAATTACGTCAAAAGGGCATTGAGGTTCAAGGTGAAATTATCGAAGGTGCAGTTGATCCAACGGAGGTTGTTTTTTATCAGCATATTAATAGTAAAACCTTGTCTGAAACGATTGCCGCGATGTTAAAATATTCCAATAATTTTATTGCGAATCAATTATTTTTAATGCTCGGCGCTGAAAAGTATGGCGCACCCGCAACCATTAAAAAATCACAACAGGCTTATTCTGAAAAAATAAAACAACTGTTTAGTTGGCAAAAAACATTTTATGAGGGCGCTGGGTTATCACGACGTAATTATTTAACTGCGAAAGAATTAGTTGAGGTACTACAACAGTTTGCACCCTATAAAACCCTCTTGAAATCACAAAATGCACGAATTTTAGCGAAAACAGGGACGTTAACAGGTGTGAGTAGTTATGCAGGTTATCTTTATAATAAGAATGAATGGCACGCATTTGCTTTATTAATTAACCAATCGGTGAATGGAAATTTTAGAAAACAGGTAGCAAAGGCGTTATTAGATAATGAATAA
- the gloB gene encoding hydroxyacylglutathione hydrolase, producing MLKIHQIPVLNDNYIYLLHETSSDQTAVIDPAIAEPVLDTLNTLGLSLNYILNTHHHHDHIGGNVALKKATGCQIVGAEADKSRIPQLDIALKEGDCFQLGAEKARVIATDGHTLGHLVFYFEQANALFCGDTLFAMGCGRLFEGTAEQMWASLNKIAALPQQTQIYCAHEYTETNAVFALSIEPKNADLKFRMEQIKLQRQQGLATVPFSLAEELATNPFLRAENCEAFAEIRQQKDSFVYV from the coding sequence ATGTTAAAAATTCATCAAATACCTGTTTTAAACGATAATTATATTTATTTGCTTCATGAAACGAGCAGCGATCAAACGGCGGTCATTGATCCTGCCATCGCAGAGCCTGTATTAGACACCTTAAACACCTTAGGCTTATCGCTTAATTACATTTTAAATACACATCATCATCACGATCATATCGGTGGAAATGTTGCCTTAAAAAAAGCAACGGGTTGCCAAATTGTAGGGGCAGAGGCGGATAAATCGCGTATTCCACAATTAGATATTGCTTTAAAAGAAGGGGATTGTTTTCAATTAGGGGCTGAAAAGGCTAGGGTTATCGCAACGGATGGCCATACATTAGGGCATCTTGTTTTTTATTTTGAGCAAGCGAATGCTTTATTTTGTGGGGATACGTTATTTGCAATGGGCTGTGGGCGATTATTTGAAGGGACAGCGGAACAAATGTGGGCCTCCTTGAATAAAATAGCGGCCCTACCTCAACAGACGCAGATTTATTGCGCCCATGAATATACAGAAACTAATGCGGTGTTTGCGTTAAGTATTGAGCCTAAAAATGCAGATTTAAAATTTAGAATGGAACAAATAAAGCTACAGCGTCAACAAGGATTAGCAACGGTTCCTTTTTCACTGGCCGAAGAACTGGCGACTAACCCTTTTTTACGCGCAGAAAACTGTGAAGCCTTTGCAGAAATTAGACAACAAAAAGATAGTTTTGTTTATGTTTGA